One region of Haladaptatus cibarius D43 genomic DNA includes:
- a CDS encoding DUF7473 family protein has product MALLGELTPIVGTYLLLASFLTLTAHIAARNFLGSVPFTRALAIGPAIAILPFVLQRYFGALIVAIAVALDLSLFHIVYRIKWRTAGFVTAIHILVSFLGSIVIGGIVYLVSLGPPAPPS; this is encoded by the coding sequence ATGGCACTGCTGGGTGAACTGACGCCAATCGTCGGAACGTATCTCCTTCTGGCGAGTTTTCTCACGCTAACGGCCCACATCGCCGCGAGAAACTTCCTCGGAAGTGTGCCGTTTACTCGCGCGCTCGCAATCGGCCCGGCAATTGCGATACTTCCGTTCGTTCTCCAACGATACTTCGGGGCTCTCATCGTTGCTATCGCTGTCGCGCTCGACCTGAGCCTCTTTCATATCGTCTATCGAATCAAATGGCGTACCGCGGGATTCGTCACCGCCATCCACATCCTCGTCAGCTTTCTGGGAAGCATCGTCATCGGCGGTATCGTCTACCTCGTTTCGCTCGGCCCGCCCGCGCCGCCGAGCTAA
- a CDS encoding TATA-box-binding protein, with protein sequence MTDPKETINIENVVASTGIGQELDLQSVAMDLEGADYDPEQFPGLVYRTQNPKSAALIFRSGKIVCTGAKSTADVHESLEIVFDKLRELNIEVNENPEIVVQNIVTSADLGRNLNLNAIAIGLGLENIEYEPEQFPGLVYRLDEPEVVALLFGSGKLVITGGKKPEDAEQAVDKIVSRLEELGLLE encoded by the coding sequence ATGACCGACCCCAAGGAAACCATCAACATTGAAAACGTGGTCGCCTCGACGGGCATCGGACAGGAACTCGACCTTCAGAGCGTCGCTATGGACCTCGAAGGTGCGGATTACGACCCCGAGCAGTTCCCCGGCCTCGTCTACCGTACCCAGAACCCGAAATCGGCCGCACTCATCTTTCGCTCCGGCAAAATTGTCTGTACCGGCGCGAAGAGTACTGCCGACGTTCACGAAAGTCTCGAAATCGTCTTCGACAAACTCCGCGAGCTGAACATCGAAGTCAACGAAAACCCCGAAATCGTCGTTCAGAACATCGTTACCAGCGCTGACCTCGGACGCAATCTCAATCTCAACGCTATCGCTATCGGTCTTGGTCTGGAGAACATCGAGTACGAACCCGAACAGTTCCCCGGCCTCGTCTACCGCCTCGACGAACCCGAAGTCGTCGCGCTGCTCTTCGGTTCCGGCAAACTCGTCATCACCGGCGGCAAGAAGCCAGAAGATGCAGAGCAGGCGGTTGACAAAATCGTCTCGCGGCTCGAAGAACTCGGTCTGCTGGAGTAA
- a CDS encoding tetratricopeptide repeat protein → MTDERSHKFSEGEGFGDPYDEFDLDPPELEVSPDEVDPVDSRVVTDMLDQQAIPSDRVSVADLVEVGLSYMQINRFEQATETFERAARYADEDSLEAQEAWVNKGAAHGQLEEWDEAIGSYREALRIDDDSEHAATAETNLAYALWESGQTEQALEHSERAVEIDQRFPQAWFNRGFFLLERGLAEDALNCFDNAIRLGFRNVQVVEEKARALEEVGEDEEAEQLAEEAEEMRKQAEQELVQE, encoded by the coding sequence ATGACCGACGAGCGAAGTCACAAGTTTTCGGAAGGAGAGGGCTTCGGCGACCCATACGACGAGTTCGATTTAGACCCGCCGGAACTCGAAGTGAGTCCGGACGAGGTAGACCCCGTGGATTCCCGCGTCGTCACGGATATGTTAGACCAGCAGGCGATTCCGAGCGACAGGGTGTCCGTCGCAGACCTCGTCGAAGTCGGGCTGAGCTACATGCAAATCAACCGCTTCGAACAGGCAACCGAGACGTTCGAGCGCGCGGCCCGCTACGCCGACGAGGACTCCCTCGAAGCGCAAGAAGCGTGGGTGAACAAGGGTGCGGCACACGGCCAACTCGAAGAGTGGGACGAAGCTATCGGGTCGTACCGCGAAGCCCTCCGAATTGATGACGACAGCGAACACGCCGCGACTGCGGAGACGAATCTAGCCTACGCGCTGTGGGAGTCCGGCCAGACCGAACAGGCACTCGAACATTCCGAACGCGCGGTCGAAATCGACCAGCGATTCCCACAGGCGTGGTTCAACCGCGGCTTCTTCCTGCTCGAACGCGGACTGGCGGAGGACGCCCTGAACTGCTTCGACAACGCGATTCGACTCGGCTTCAGAAACGTACAGGTCGTCGAAGAGAAAGCGCGCGCGCTGGAGGAGGTCGGCGAGGACGAGGAGGCCGAACAACTCGCGGAGGAAGCAGAAGAGATGCGAAAGCAGGCGGAGCAAGAACTGGTTCAGGAGTAA
- a CDS encoding DUF424 domain-containing protein — translation MILRERDTQEGLLVAVCDDDVLGETFEAGDVSFTVSEEFYGGDEVDESEVVDSLTRASVANIVGTEAVSLAIEKGFIDEESVLDLDSTKHAQFLRV, via the coding sequence ATGATTCTCAGGGAGCGAGACACACAAGAGGGACTGTTGGTCGCGGTCTGTGACGACGACGTGCTCGGCGAGACGTTCGAAGCAGGCGACGTGTCGTTCACCGTGAGCGAGGAGTTCTACGGCGGCGACGAAGTGGACGAAAGCGAAGTCGTGGACAGTCTCACTCGCGCCAGCGTGGCGAACATCGTCGGCACTGAGGCCGTGAGCCTCGCAATCGAGAAGGGATTCATTGACGAGGAAAGCGTTCTCGATTTGGATTCGACCAAACACGCACAGTTTTTGCGGGTTTAG
- a CDS encoding aminotransferase class V-fold PLP-dependent enzyme encodes MEPQQSDALDVARIRDDFPILEREVNETQLVYLDNAATTQTPEQVVDAICDYYRNYNANVHRGIHQLSQEASIAYEEAHDTVAEFIGASGGREELVFTKNTTEGENLVAYAWGLNELGPGDEVVLTEMEHHASLVTWQQLGKKTGADVKYIPVDEQGYLDMDAAKEMITDDTKMVSVVHVSNTLGTTNPVGELADIAHDHDAYIFVDGAQAVPNRPVDVEEIDADFYAFSGHKMAGPTGIGGLYGKKHILEEMEPYLYGGDMIRKVTYDDATWEDLPWKFEAGTPNIAQGVALAAAVEYLEDIGMERIQRHEEQLAEYAYDRLTEEGDVEIYGPPGDDRGGLVSFNVDSVHAHDLSSIVNDHAVAIRAGDHCTQPLHDKMGVPASARASFYIYNTREEVDKLVEAVDDARQLFAQ; translated from the coding sequence ATGGAACCACAGCAGTCAGACGCGTTGGATGTCGCGCGTATTCGGGATGATTTCCCGATTCTGGAGCGGGAGGTCAACGAAACCCAGTTGGTGTACCTCGACAACGCGGCGACGACGCAGACGCCGGAGCAGGTCGTTGATGCCATCTGTGACTACTATCGGAATTACAACGCGAACGTCCACCGCGGTATCCACCAGTTGAGCCAAGAGGCCTCAATCGCCTACGAAGAAGCCCACGATACAGTCGCGGAGTTCATCGGTGCGAGCGGCGGGCGCGAGGAGCTGGTGTTCACGAAGAACACGACGGAAGGCGAAAACCTCGTGGCCTACGCGTGGGGACTGAACGAACTCGGGCCGGGCGACGAAGTCGTCCTGACCGAGATGGAACATCACGCCTCGCTCGTGACGTGGCAACAACTCGGCAAGAAAACCGGGGCGGACGTGAAGTACATCCCCGTGGACGAACAGGGCTATCTCGACATGGACGCCGCGAAAGAGATGATTACCGACGACACGAAGATGGTGAGCGTCGTCCACGTCTCGAACACGCTCGGGACGACGAACCCGGTCGGTGAACTAGCCGACATCGCGCACGACCACGACGCCTACATCTTCGTTGACGGCGCGCAGGCCGTGCCGAATCGTCCCGTCGATGTCGAGGAAATCGACGCCGACTTTTATGCCTTCTCGGGCCACAAGATGGCCGGCCCGACCGGCATCGGCGGCCTGTACGGCAAGAAACACATTTTGGAGGAGATGGAGCCGTATCTCTACGGCGGCGACATGATTCGTAAAGTAACCTACGACGACGCGACGTGGGAAGACCTGCCGTGGAAGTTCGAGGCCGGAACCCCGAACATCGCGCAGGGGGTCGCGCTGGCCGCCGCCGTCGAATATCTTGAGGACATCGGCATGGAGCGGATCCAGCGCCATGAAGAACAACTTGCGGAGTACGCCTACGACCGCCTGACCGAAGAGGGCGACGTGGAAATCTACGGCCCGCCGGGCGACGACCGCGGCGGACTCGTCTCGTTCAACGTGGATAGCGTCCACGCCCATGATCTCTCCAGCATTGTGAACGACCACGCGGTGGCGATTCGAGCGGGCGACCACTGTACCCAGCCCCTCCACGACAAAATGGGCGTTCCAGCGTCGGCGCGAGCATCCTTCTACATTTACAACACCCGCGAAGAGGTCGATAAACTGGTCGAAGCAGTCGATGACGCCCGGCAGTTGTTCGCGCAGTAG
- a CDS encoding iron-sulfur cluster assembly scaffold protein, which produces MSMGSDMYRQQILDHYRSPRNYGELDDPHFTHEGVNPSCGDELEFDVVLEDDEETIERVAFRGDGCAISQASASMLSQKLPGMTLDEVEEMDRDDVIDMLGVDISPMRVKCAVLAEKVVQDGAEIFEGEAELDKTTTE; this is translated from the coding sequence ATGAGCATGGGTTCGGACATGTACCGACAGCAGATTCTCGACCACTACCGAAGCCCGCGCAACTACGGTGAGCTGGACGACCCCCATTTCACCCACGAGGGCGTCAACCCTTCCTGTGGCGACGAACTCGAATTTGATGTTGTCCTCGAAGACGACGAGGAAACCATCGAACGAGTTGCGTTCCGCGGCGACGGTTGTGCTATCAGTCAGGCCAGCGCGAGCATGCTGTCGCAGAAGCTACCGGGAATGACCTTAGACGAAGTCGAGGAAATGGATAGAGACGACGTTATCGACATGCTCGGTGTCGATATTAGCCCGATGCGGGTAAAATGCGCCGTCCTCGCCGAAAAAGTCGTCCAAGACGGTGCGGAGATTTTCGAAGGGGAAGCAGAACTCGACAAAACGACGACCGAGTAA
- a CDS encoding GNAT family N-acetyltransferase, translating to MCIEIRPPTPTHIDGVQRVAEQAWYSAHEPIVGAETVDEFLEKHYDAETFRSLIENDAIFAVAVASESDVVGFASATPDDCSTTYHLGRIYILPDRWGEGIGRRLLADIEQTVERRGGKRITLGVMAENERAVNFYESRGYRRENEFYDDRIDARGYEYKKEM from the coding sequence ATGTGTATCGAGATTCGCCCACCGACGCCGACACATATCGACGGGGTTCAGCGAGTTGCAGAGCAAGCGTGGTATTCAGCACACGAACCGATTGTCGGGGCGGAAACGGTCGATGAATTTCTGGAGAAACACTACGATGCGGAAACGTTTCGCTCGCTTATCGAAAACGATGCGATTTTTGCTGTTGCTGTAGCGAGCGAATCCGACGTTGTCGGATTCGCTTCCGCCACCCCTGACGACTGCTCTACGACGTACCACCTCGGTCGTATCTATATCCTTCCCGACCGCTGGGGTGAAGGAATCGGACGGCGACTTCTCGCTGACATCGAACAGACGGTCGAACGGCGTGGGGGAAAACGAATCACACTAGGCGTCATGGCCGAAAACGAACGCGCCGTGAACTTCTACGAATCGAGAGGCTATCGGCGCGAGAACGAATTCTACGACGACCGAATCGACGCGCGTGGCTACGAATACAAAAAAGAGATGTAA
- the radA gene encoding DNA repair and recombination protein RadA, translating to MADVDLETLPGVGPATAEKLGDAGFDSYQSLAVASPGELSNTADVGESTAADIIQAARKEADIGGFETGSQVLERRERIGKLSWQIDEVDDLLGGGVETQSITEVYGEFGAGKSQVTHQLSVNVQLPREQGGLGGSVIFIDSEDTFRPERIDDMVRGLPDEVLQATMDDREIEGSPDDDGAMTELVDDFLDKIHVAKAFNSNHQMLLAEKSQELAGEHEDSEWPVRLLCIDSLTAHFRAEYVGRGQLATRQQKLNKHLHDIDKVGNLYNTAIVVTNQVSSNPDSFFGDPTQPIGGNILGHKSTFRMYLRKSKGDKRIVRLVDAPNLADGEAVMRVQDAGLKPE from the coding sequence ATGGCAGACGTAGACCTCGAAACCCTCCCCGGCGTTGGACCGGCGACAGCAGAAAAACTCGGCGACGCAGGCTTCGACTCGTATCAGAGCCTCGCAGTTGCAAGCCCCGGCGAACTTAGTAACACCGCCGACGTGGGCGAGAGCACAGCCGCAGACATCATTCAGGCCGCGCGGAAGGAAGCCGACATCGGCGGCTTCGAAACCGGTTCACAGGTTCTCGAACGGCGCGAACGAATCGGCAAACTTAGCTGGCAAATTGACGAAGTAGACGACCTCCTCGGCGGTGGCGTCGAAACCCAGTCCATCACCGAAGTGTACGGTGAGTTCGGTGCTGGCAAGTCGCAGGTCACACACCAGCTTTCGGTGAACGTGCAACTCCCACGCGAACAGGGTGGCCTCGGCGGGAGCGTCATCTTCATCGACAGCGAGGACACGTTCCGACCGGAGCGTATCGACGACATGGTTCGTGGCCTTCCGGACGAAGTCCTGCAGGCTACGATGGACGACCGTGAAATCGAAGGATCGCCGGACGACGACGGCGCAATGACCGAACTCGTGGATGACTTCCTCGACAAGATTCACGTCGCAAAAGCGTTTAACTCCAACCACCAGATGCTCCTCGCGGAGAAATCCCAAGAACTCGCTGGCGAACACGAAGACAGCGAGTGGCCTGTCCGACTCCTCTGTATCGACAGCCTCACGGCCCACTTCCGTGCCGAGTACGTTGGCCGTGGTCAACTCGCGACCCGCCAGCAGAAACTCAACAAACACCTCCACGACATCGACAAGGTCGGCAACCTGTACAACACGGCTATCGTCGTAACGAATCAAGTCTCCTCGAACCCCGATTCGTTCTTCGGCGACCCAACCCAACCCATCGGTGGCAACATCCTCGGCCACAAATCCACGTTCCGGATGTACCTCCGCAAATCCAAGGGCGACAAGCGTATCGTTCGCCTCGTGGACGCGCCGAACCTCGCCGACGGCGAGGCCGTCATGCGCGTGCAGGACGCCGGTCTGAAACCGGAATAG
- the pspAB gene encoding PspA-associated protein PspAB yields MGLLDGIREVLGIRAETDAGRDADPEDLFGMSTAYVTMEADLGYEPVGMAALCFSEVDSTDFKNAVDDVHAILEAGKEETGTEARAHVDSHGYSWFVLEDDDFEDLVTSLHFAADTFVEQGYGSRLLAALFGFEQDGNNVYWVYSFRRGAYYPFAPKRGHERDSSAEFKLESNLDGELEIESDEQYWYPLWPDNINEHPWD; encoded by the coding sequence ATGGGACTACTGGATGGAATCCGCGAAGTGCTCGGCATCCGGGCCGAGACGGACGCTGGCCGGGATGCAGACCCGGAAGACCTCTTCGGCATGAGCACGGCCTACGTGACGATGGAAGCCGACCTCGGCTACGAACCGGTCGGGATGGCCGCGCTCTGTTTTTCGGAAGTCGATAGCACCGATTTCAAGAACGCGGTTGACGACGTTCACGCCATTCTCGAAGCCGGAAAGGAAGAGACGGGAACAGAAGCGCGGGCGCACGTGGACAGCCACGGCTACTCGTGGTTCGTCCTCGAAGACGACGACTTCGAAGACCTCGTGACGAGCCTCCACTTCGCCGCCGACACGTTCGTGGAACAGGGGTACGGTTCGCGCCTGCTGGCCGCACTCTTCGGATTCGAACAAGACGGAAACAACGTGTACTGGGTGTATTCGTTCCGCAGAGGCGCATACTACCCCTTCGCGCCGAAACGAGGTCACGAACGGGATTCCTCGGCGGAGTTCAAACTGGAGAGCAATCTCGACGGCGAACTCGAAATCGAATCGGACGAACAGTACTGGTATCCACTCTGGCCCGACAACATCAACGAGCATCCGTGGGATTGA